A stretch of Flavobacterium sp. N1994 DNA encodes these proteins:
- the argS gene encoding arginine--tRNA ligase: MMLSQILKTPIQNAVKQLFDISIEKIEFQITRKEFEGDITMVIFPLLKVIKGNPIEIGTKIGNYLVENLDEVVRFNVVSGFLNIVISDSYYIKFFNEIKPNENFGFVSASPNDKAIMVEYSSPNTNKPLHLGHVRNNLLGYSVAEIIKASGKKVYKTQIINDRGIHICKSMLAWQKFGKDQTPESTGLKGDKLVGNFYVKFDQEYKTQIAELIAQGKTEEEAKKQAPIILEAQQMLLDWEAGKPEVIALWKTMNQWVYDGFAQTYKNLGVDFDSYYYESNTYLLGKEVVQLGLEKGIFEKDPDGSVWIDLTEDGLDRKIVLRSDGTAVYMTQDIGTAIQRVKDFPDVGGMVYTVGNEQDYHFKVLFLILKKLGFDWAESLYHLSYGMVELPSGKMKSREGTVVDADDLMEEMTATAGKIATELGKLEGYSTDEKEKLFKTIGLGALKYYILKVDPKKQILFNPEESVDFAGNTGPFIQYTYARIQSILRKANFDLNVASNIITIHPKEKELIKQIELFPEVIQNAAHNHSPALVANYTYELVKEYNSFYQSVSILGEEDSDKKTFRVQLSKKLSEIIKSAFKLLGIQVPDRM; encoded by the coding sequence ATCATGCTTTCTCAAATTCTCAAAACTCCAATTCAAAATGCAGTCAAACAATTATTTGATATTTCAATTGAAAAAATTGAATTTCAAATTACTCGTAAAGAATTTGAAGGTGATATCACAATGGTAATTTTTCCTTTATTGAAGGTTATTAAAGGAAATCCAATAGAAATTGGCACTAAAATTGGAAACTATTTAGTTGAAAACTTAGATGAAGTTGTACGTTTTAATGTTGTGTCTGGGTTTTTAAATATTGTTATTTCAGACTCCTATTATATTAAATTCTTCAATGAAATTAAGCCTAATGAGAATTTTGGATTTGTTTCAGCTTCGCCAAATGATAAAGCAATTATGGTTGAATATTCTTCACCAAATACCAATAAACCTTTGCATCTGGGTCATGTTAGAAATAATTTGTTAGGATACTCTGTTGCTGAAATTATTAAAGCTTCGGGGAAAAAAGTATACAAAACTCAAATCATCAATGACCGAGGAATTCATATATGCAAATCGATGTTGGCTTGGCAAAAATTTGGCAAAGACCAAACACCCGAAAGTACTGGCTTAAAAGGGGATAAATTGGTTGGGAATTTCTATGTGAAGTTTGATCAGGAATATAAAACTCAAATAGCGGAATTAATTGCTCAAGGTAAAACAGAGGAAGAAGCTAAAAAACAAGCCCCAATTATCTTAGAGGCACAACAAATGCTTTTAGATTGGGAGGCAGGTAAACCTGAAGTAATAGCTCTTTGGAAAACTATGAACCAATGGGTTTATGATGGTTTTGCTCAAACCTATAAAAATCTTGGAGTTGATTTTGATAGCTATTATTATGAAAGTAATACGTATTTGTTAGGAAAAGAAGTAGTTCAATTGGGATTAGAAAAAGGCATTTTCGAAAAAGATCCTGATGGTTCCGTTTGGATTGATTTAACAGAAGATGGTTTAGATAGAAAAATTGTACTCCGTTCTGATGGAACTGCGGTTTATATGACACAAGATATTGGAACAGCCATACAACGTGTAAAAGATTTTCCAGATGTTGGAGGAATGGTATATACGGTAGGAAACGAACAAGATTATCACTTTAAAGTATTGTTTTTAATTCTGAAAAAACTTGGATTTGATTGGGCTGAAAGCTTATATCACTTGTCCTATGGTATGGTCGAATTGCCATCTGGGAAAATGAAATCTCGTGAAGGAACTGTTGTTGATGCTGATGATTTGATGGAAGAAATGACAGCAACAGCTGGTAAAATTGCAACTGAATTAGGAAAATTAGAGGGCTATTCAACTGATGAAAAAGAAAAGTTGTTTAAAACTATTGGTCTTGGAGCACTAAAATATTATATCTTAAAAGTAGATCCCAAAAAACAAATTCTTTTTAATCCAGAGGAATCTGTTGATTTTGCTGGAAATACGGGACCGTTCATTCAATATACTTATGCACGAATTCAGTCTATATTGCGAAAAGCTAATTTTGATTTGAATGTTGCTTCGAACATCATTACTATACATCCAAAGGAAAAAGAGTTAATAAAGCAAATTGAGCTTTTTCCCGAAGTTATTCAGAATGCAGCTCATAATCATTCTCCTGCCTTGGTTGCTAATTATACTTATGAGTTGGTAAAAGAGTATAATTCCTTTTATCAATCAGTTTCTATTTTAGGAGAAGAAGATTCGGATAAGAAAACCTTTAGAGTGCAACTTTCAAAAAAACTAAGCGAAATAATAAAATCGGCATTTAAATTATTAGGTATTCAAGTGCCAGATAGAATGTAA
- a CDS encoding carboxypeptidase-like regulatory domain-containing protein, translating into MLKNKTIYFLLFFTLSFSFCIAQKEEGVLPLKNILTQISEQHKVKFSYLEDEVVVYAIIPPEKNWTLQEKITDLKKKTNLQFKVISEGYYTIYNNKNQDKPLCGYLIDNDTGFGIENALVSIEKSNVTTFTNADGYFELPKVSSNRIVIKHQSYEPKTIYPEELYITTCPKLNLKSVTTNLTEVVANQYLSSGISKENDGTITIKPKKFGLLPGLTEPDVFETLKEIPGIVSVNETVSNINVRGGHMIKIYFCGMVFVYFKRAIFLV; encoded by the coding sequence ATGCTCAAAAATAAGACCATTTATTTCCTCTTATTTTTTACCCTTTCTTTTTCATTTTGCATAGCTCAAAAAGAAGAGGGTGTGCTTCCATTAAAAAATATTTTGACTCAAATTAGCGAACAGCATAAAGTAAAATTTAGCTATTTAGAGGATGAAGTCGTAGTTTATGCTATTATTCCACCTGAAAAAAATTGGACATTACAAGAAAAAATAACAGATTTAAAAAAGAAGACAAACCTTCAATTCAAAGTAATCTCTGAAGGATATTATACTATTTATAATAACAAAAATCAAGACAAACCCCTTTGTGGTTACTTAATTGATAATGATACAGGATTCGGAATTGAAAATGCACTAGTATCTATTGAAAAAAGTAACGTTACAACCTTTACTAATGCTGATGGCTATTTCGAATTGCCCAAAGTATCTTCCAATAGAATTGTAATAAAGCACCAAAGTTACGAACCTAAGACTATCTATCCCGAAGAATTATATATTACAACTTGTCCTAAACTAAATTTAAAATCTGTAACTACTAATCTTACTGAAGTTGTAGCAAATCAATATTTATCATCAGGAATAAGCAAAGAAAATGATGGTACTATAACAATAAAACCCAAAAAATTTGGTTTATTACCCGGACTCACAGAGCCCGACGTTTTTGAAACATTAAAAGAAATTCCAGGTATTGTGAGTGTTAATGAAACCGTCTCCAACATCAATGTCAGGGGGGGACACATGATCAAAATTTATTTCTGTGGAATGGTATTCGTTTATTTCAAACGAGCCATTTTTTTGGTTTAA
- a CDS encoding RNA polymerase sigma factor codes for MENPKNTGLCKETIFSDFFKKHAKPLRNHLLYKFGNQDQAEDLTQEAFIKLWQNCSEVPIEKAKSYIYTIATNSSLNVIAHEKVKLNYKNNNSHSDRSNQSPEFILEEQQFKDKLLIAIEKINENQRVAFLMHRIDGKKYAEIAEELNISVKAVEKRIHLALLELRKEFDYFK; via the coding sequence ATGGAGAACCCCAAAAATACTGGTTTATGCAAAGAAACTATTTTTTCTGATTTCTTTAAAAAACACGCTAAGCCATTACGAAACCATCTACTCTATAAGTTTGGCAATCAGGACCAAGCAGAAGATTTAACACAAGAAGCCTTTATTAAATTATGGCAAAATTGTTCTGAAGTCCCTATTGAAAAAGCTAAATCCTATATTTATACTATTGCAACCAATTCATCTTTAAATGTTATTGCTCATGAAAAAGTAAAGTTGAATTATAAAAATAACAATTCGCATTCAGACCGTTCAAATCAAAGTCCAGAATTCATTTTAGAAGAGCAACAATTTAAAGACAAACTATTAATAGCAATTGAGAAAATAAATGAAAATCAACGAGTTGCTTTCCTTATGCATCGCATAGACGGAAAAAAATATGCTGAGATTGCAGAAGAATTAAACATTAGTGTTAAAGCTGTTGAAAAGCGTATTCATTTGGCATTATTAGAGTTAAGAAAAGAGTTTGACTATTTTAAGTAG
- a CDS encoding FecR family protein, with translation MEENYKLAKWLNDEMTDKELIEFQSESDYHLYQKIRLYSSELETPVFEEQKLFSKVISAKKDSPKVISMKSNWLLRVAAVVVISFGLLFAYTFLSTSSELAENGTKTTFSLPDNSEVVLNSGSEIDYKKWNWDNNRKLNLSGEAYFRVAKGKKFEVNTPLGKVTVLGTQFNVKQRENRFDVTCYEGRVKVNYNEKEVIITKGMRVSFKDGTSIPIPENTTQKPEWLNDELVFYKEDLKDIVKELERHFNISLQLKCNTNSQLFTGTIPAQNIDLSLQVLSTTYHLQPVKVSENNIILKSVDAQK, from the coding sequence ATGGAAGAAAATTACAAATTAGCAAAATGGCTTAATGATGAAATGACTGATAAGGAATTAATTGAATTCCAATCAGAATCAGATTATCATTTGTACCAAAAAATAAGACTCTATTCTTCAGAATTAGAGACTCCTGTTTTCGAGGAACAAAAATTATTCTCAAAAGTAATTTCGGCAAAAAAAGACAGCCCAAAAGTCATTTCAATGAAATCTAATTGGTTGCTACGTGTAGCTGCAGTTGTTGTTATTAGCTTTGGATTACTTTTTGCCTACACCTTCCTCTCTACTTCTTCTGAATTGGCAGAAAATGGTACAAAGACAACATTTTCACTACCTGATAACTCAGAAGTAGTTTTAAATTCTGGTTCAGAAATTGACTATAAAAAATGGAATTGGGATAATAATAGAAAACTAAACCTCTCTGGTGAAGCCTATTTCAGGGTTGCTAAAGGTAAAAAGTTTGAAGTTAACACTCCTTTAGGAAAAGTCACTGTTCTTGGAACTCAATTCAATGTAAAACAACGCGAAAATAGATTTGATGTTACTTGTTATGAAGGTAGAGTCAAAGTAAATTATAATGAAAAAGAAGTAATTATTACCAAAGGGATGCGGGTGTCATTTAAAGATGGAACATCAATACCCATTCCTGAAAACACAACTCAAAAACCTGAATGGCTAAATGATGAGTTAGTATTTTACAAAGAAGACTTAAAAGATATCGTTAAAGAACTTGAAAGACATTTTAATATTTCTTTACAATTAAAATGCAATACCAATTCACAATTGTTTACTGGGACCATTCCGGCTCAGAACATAGATTTATCGCTACAAGTTTTGTCTACGACCTACCATCTGCAACCTGTAAAAGTGAGTGAAAACAATATCATTTTAAAATCGGTTGATGCTCAAAAATAA